The sequence below is a genomic window from Sulfurihydrogenibium subterraneum DSM 15120.
TGAATTTCTTAAATGTTTAAAATGTAATCTCTACTATCCGATAAAAGAAGATATTCCAATTTTACTTGAAGATGAAGCATTAAAGGAAGAAGATGTTAAAAGAGATTAAGTACGTTCTTTTAGCTTTGTTTATCATCATCTTAGGATTTTTACCGTTTTACTTAATATCCTCAAAACCTTCAAACCAAATTGAGATAAAAAAGTTAGACATAACAAATTTAGAGCCTGTTATCGGAAAAGAAGGAGGCATTTTAAAGAGAACATTATCATCTGACCCTAAAACCTTAAATCCTGTAATGGCTCAGGAGACAAGCTCTACAGCAGTTATTGGTTCTTTATTTAATGGACTTACAAAAATAAATGAAAAAACATTACTTCCTGAGGGAGATTTAGCAGAAAAATGGGAAGTTGACAGCACTGGAACTGTTTGGAGATTTTATCTAAGAGATGCAAAATGGTTTGATGGAAAACCAGTTACAGCTGATGATGTTGTATTTACCTATAACGAGATATACTACAACGACTCAATCCCTACATCTTCAAGAGATGTTTTAACGGTAGAAGGAAAACCTTTTAAGGTAAGAAAAATAGATGATAAAACAGTAGAGTTTACTTTACCTAAACTTTTTGCAGTCTTTTTAAACGCAGTTGGTCAACCTATACTTCCAAAACACATCCTTGAAAAATCAGTAAAAGAAGGAAAATTTCCTTCAACTTGGACTGTAAACACAGACCCTAAAGAGATAATAGGAACTGGTCCTTATAAACTTGTAAAGTACGTTCAAGGTCAGTACGTAATCTATGAAAGAAATCCTTACTACTGGGAAAAAGATAAAATAGGACAGCAATTACCTTATATAGTCTCAATACAGTCTCAGATAATAAAAGACCCTGACGTTTCTTTAGTTAAATTTTTATCAGGAGAAAGTGATATATACAGTGTTAGACCTTCTGATTTACCAAAGTTGGCTGAAAATTACAAAAAAGGAGATTTTACCATTTATAACTTAGGTTCAACACCAGCTATAACATTTATAGTTTTTAACCAAAATCCAAAGGCACCTATACCTAAGTATAAACTTAAATGGTTTCAAAACGAAAAATTCCGTCAAGCTATTTCTTATGCTGTAGACAGGGTAGGTATTGTAAATATGGTTTACAACGGACTGGCACACCCTATATATACAGCTGTAACACCAGCCCAAAAAAGATTGTTTGATGAAAATTACTATCCAAAGTATCCTTATGATTTAAAAAAAGCAAAAGAGATTCTTTTATCAATAGGATTTACAAAAGGGAAAGATGGATTTTTATACGATAAAGAAGGACACAAACTTAGCTTTACACTTATAACAAACGCAGGAAACAAAGAGAGAGAATCTATAGGGAACATTGTAAAAGAAGATTTAAAAAAGATAGGAGTAGAAGTAAACTTTCAAGGACTTGACTTTAATAACTTGGTATCAAAATTAATGGCAAACTACGATTTTGAAGCTGTAATAATAGGTCTAACAGGAAGTATAGACCCATACTTTGGGCAAAGCGTCTGGCTATCTTCAGGACATATGCATATGTGGAACCCAAAACAAAAAACTCCTGCAACGGAATGGGAAGCTAAAATAGATGAGCTATTTAAAAAAGCATCAACAGAACTTGACCCTATAAAAAGGGATAACCTTTATAAACAAGCATTTAAAATAATCGGAGAAAAACAGCCTATGATATTCATAGCAGCTCCCGAAGAGATGGTAGCAGTAAAAAACAAACTAAAAAACGTTTTTCCTACAGTATGGGGATGGTATAAAGGAGATTACGTGTTTATTGACAGGTAAGGTATAATTAGTCTATGGTATAATATTTTTTTGAATAATTTTAAACACTTTTTATTAGGAGGTATAGATGTCAATCACAGCTGAGAAGAAGCAAGAACTTATTAAAAAGTTTGCTTTACATGAAAACGATACAGGTTCACCAGAAGTTCAAATTGCAATTCTTACAGAAAGAATAAGAAACCTTACAGAGCACATTAAAGCAAACAAAAAAGACCTTCACTCAAGAAGAGGTCTTATTGGAATGGTTAATAAAAGAAAAAAACTTTTAAGCTATTTAAAAAGAGTAGATGAACAAAGATACAGAAAAGTTATAGAGGAATTAGGTATAAGAGAATCAGCTGGAACAAATCAATAATGTAATGTAGGGAGCTGTAATGGAGATAGAAGAAATTAAGGTTGAGACAGAAGTTAATGGAGCTCCTTTTATAATTGAAACAGGATATTTTGCAAAACAGGCAAACGGTGCGGTAATAGTAAGACAAGGAGATACTGCTGTCTTAGTAACGGCAGTAATGTCTGAAGAACCACAAACTGATATAGATTTTCTTCCTTTAACCGTTGAATATAGAGAAAAGTATTACGCTTATGGTAAAATTCCTGGTGGTTTTGTAAAAAGAGAAGGAAAACCTACAGATAGAGAAGTATTGGTAGCAAGAAACATTGACAGACCTATTAGACCATTATTTCCAAAGGGTTTTTATAATGATATAGTTATTACTGCTTACACATTATCAGCAGATGATAAATATGACCCAGATGTTTTAGGAATAGTAGGAGCTTCTGCAGCTCTACATATATCAGATATACCTTTTGAAGGTCCCATTGCAGGTGTTAGAGTCTGTAGAGTTAACGGAGAATTTATAGCAAATCCAACTTACCAGCAAAAAGCTCAAGCGGATATTGAAATAGTTGTTGCTGGTTCAAAAGATGCGATTGTTATGGTAGAAGGTGGTTCAAAAGAAGTTCCAGAAGAAGATATTCTTGAAGCTATGATGTTTGGTCATCAAGAGATAAAAAAACTGATAGAGCTTCAAGAAGAGTTAAGGGCAAAATGTGGTAAAGAAAAACTACAAGTTCCTATAGATGAAGAAGAGATAATTTTAAAAGACAAACTGACAGAATTTGCTTACGAAAAAATAAAAGAAGCATTTAAAATTACAGATAAAAAACAGAGAAACAAAACAATTAACTCTATATTTGAGGAAGCTGTAGCTACCCTTGAGATACCAGAAGAAAAAATAAAAAAAGCTTCTTTTATTTACAAAGATATAGTGAGCAACGTAATGAGAGATAATATATTAAACGAAGGCATAAGAATAGACGGCAGGAAACCAGAAGAGATAAGACCTATATGGATTAAAGTTGGAGTATTCCCAAGGAACCACGGGTCTGCAATATTTACAAGAGGACAAACTCAAGCTTTTGTTACTGTAACTTTAGGTTCCCTTTCAGAAGGTCAGATAGAAGAGAGTATAGAGGCTGGCGAGGTAATGAAAAGGTTTATGCTTCACTACAACTTCCCTCCTTTCTCTACAGGTGAAGCTAAACCTCCAAGAGCAACTTCAAGAAGGGAGATAGGACACGGAAACTTAGCAGAAAGAGCATTAGAGCCACTCATCCCACCGGAAGAAGAATTTCCATATGTTATAAGAGTTGTATCAGATATATTAGAGTCTAACGGTTCTACCTCTATGGCAACTGTATGTGGAGGTTCTTTGGCTTTATTTGATGCTGGAGTGCCGATGAAGAAACACGTTGCCGGTATAGCAATGGGATTAATTAAAGCAGAAGATAAGTTTGTAATACTTTCTGACATATTAGGAGATGAGGACCACCTTGGAGATATGGACTTTAAGGTTGCAGGAACGAGAGACGGTGTTACATCTATTCAGATGGACATAAAAGTTAAAGGTCTAACAAAAGAAATCCTTGAAAAAGCTTTACAGCAAGCAAGGGAAGGCAAAAATTACATTCTAGACCTTATGTATCAAGCTATACCAGAACCAAGAAAAGAAGTATCCCCTTACGCTCCAACAGTTACAACTCTAAGAGTTTTACCTGATAAAATACCTATCATAATAGGTCCAGCTGGTAAAAATATTAAAAAGATTATAGAGGAAACAAAAGTTAAGATAGATTTAGACCCGGAAGGATTAGTCAAAATATATGCAACTTCTAGAGAGGCAGCAGAAAAAGCTGTAAGTATGATAAATGAGCTTATTTTAGATATAGAGTTAGGCGAAGTTTACATGGGGAAAGTTACAAGGGTAGAAGATTACGGAGCATTTGTTGAGCTATTACCCGGAAGATTATCTTTACTACACGTATCTCAAATAACAGGAGAAAGATTAAAATCTGCAAAAGAAAAAATAAAAGTTGGTGATATTCTAAAGGTTAAAGTGTCTGAGATTGATGATCAAGGAAGAGTAAAAGTTTCATTAAAGGATGTCCCTGAAAATGTCGAACCTAAAAATAAATTCCTTTTCAAGGAAGAATAATTTAAGGGGGTAGGTAAAATGATTAACAAATTTAAAAAAGCAAGTATTGCTTTTGCTATGGCGGGTTATATGACTTTATTATCAACAGCTCCTGCTCCTGCCGCAATGGTAGATTCAGTTATGTCTCAAAATCAATCTGTAATTGAAAACCAAAGAGAAGCTGAAATTAATAAAATTCAAAGAGCATTAGAAAACCAGCTTGTTAGAGAGAAGTTAAAAGCTTATGGTTTAACAGATGAAGAAGTTAAACAAAAGTTAGATAAAATGAGCGACCAACAGATACATATGTTAGCGCAGGCTTCCGATAAAGTTTTAGCAGGTGGTGATGCAATAGGTGCAGTTATAGGCGTTCTTATAATTGTTTTACTTATCATAGTTATTCTTAAACTTTTAAATAAAGAAATAATAATCAGATAATATAGTAGGGAGGTTTGCCTCCCTTTACTATTATGAAAAAAATTTTTTTTGTTATTTTATTTTTATTTAATGTATCTTTTAGTCAAGTCCTTTTAAACGTTCCTTTTGTAAAACAAAAAGATGAGTTTTGTGGACCTGCCTCTTTATCTTCGGTATTCAATTTCTACGGATTAGAAATATCTCAAGAAGAAATTGGAAAAGAAGTTTACAATCCTAAATTAAAAGGTGCTTTAATAACAGATTTAGAAAATTTTGCTAAGTCAAACGGTTTTAAAACCATTTTGAAAAAATCAGATATTAATGAAATTAAAACATTTATAGATGAGAAAAAGCCTGTCATTGCATTGATAGACTTAGGTTTTTGGGTTGTTTCTAAACCTCATTATGTTGTAATCATTGGATACAACGAAAAAGGATTTTTTGTACATTCTGGATACGAAGAAAAAGTTTTTATCCCTTACCAAGAGTTTGAAGAAAAATGGGGAAAGATGGGAAAAACAATATTAGTGGTTTACAGATGAGAAAAAGTATTGTTCTAATTTTACTTGGATTTTTTATATCATCTTGCTCTTTTCCTAAAATTATTGTTTATGACGACCCACT
It includes:
- a CDS encoding polyribonucleotide nucleotidyltransferase, encoding MEIEEIKVETEVNGAPFIIETGYFAKQANGAVIVRQGDTAVLVTAVMSEEPQTDIDFLPLTVEYREKYYAYGKIPGGFVKREGKPTDREVLVARNIDRPIRPLFPKGFYNDIVITAYTLSADDKYDPDVLGIVGASAALHISDIPFEGPIAGVRVCRVNGEFIANPTYQQKAQADIEIVVAGSKDAIVMVEGGSKEVPEEDILEAMMFGHQEIKKLIELQEELRAKCGKEKLQVPIDEEEIILKDKLTEFAYEKIKEAFKITDKKQRNKTINSIFEEAVATLEIPEEKIKKASFIYKDIVSNVMRDNILNEGIRIDGRKPEEIRPIWIKVGVFPRNHGSAIFTRGQTQAFVTVTLGSLSEGQIEESIEAGEVMKRFMLHYNFPPFSTGEAKPPRATSRREIGHGNLAERALEPLIPPEEEFPYVIRVVSDILESNGSTSMATVCGGSLALFDAGVPMKKHVAGIAMGLIKAEDKFVILSDILGDEDHLGDMDFKVAGTRDGVTSIQMDIKVKGLTKEILEKALQQAREGKNYILDLMYQAIPEPRKEVSPYAPTVTTLRVLPDKIPIIIGPAGKNIKKIIEETKVKIDLDPEGLVKIYATSREAAEKAVSMINELILDIELGEVYMGKVTRVEDYGAFVELLPGRLSLLHVSQITGERLKSAKEKIKVGDILKVKVSEIDDQGRVKVSLKDVPENVEPKNKFLFKEE
- a CDS encoding PA2779 family protein — its product is MINKFKKASIAFAMAGYMTLLSTAPAPAAMVDSVMSQNQSVIENQREAEINKIQRALENQLVREKLKAYGLTDEEVKQKLDKMSDQQIHMLAQASDKVLAGGDAIGAVIGVLIIVLLIIVILKLLNKEIIIR
- a CDS encoding ABC transporter substrate-binding protein; its protein translation is MLKEIKYVLLALFIIILGFLPFYLISSKPSNQIEIKKLDITNLEPVIGKEGGILKRTLSSDPKTLNPVMAQETSSTAVIGSLFNGLTKINEKTLLPEGDLAEKWEVDSTGTVWRFYLRDAKWFDGKPVTADDVVFTYNEIYYNDSIPTSSRDVLTVEGKPFKVRKIDDKTVEFTLPKLFAVFLNAVGQPILPKHILEKSVKEGKFPSTWTVNTDPKEIIGTGPYKLVKYVQGQYVIYERNPYYWEKDKIGQQLPYIVSIQSQIIKDPDVSLVKFLSGESDIYSVRPSDLPKLAENYKKGDFTIYNLGSTPAITFIVFNQNPKAPIPKYKLKWFQNEKFRQAISYAVDRVGIVNMVYNGLAHPIYTAVTPAQKRLFDENYYPKYPYDLKKAKEILLSIGFTKGKDGFLYDKEGHKLSFTLITNAGNKERESIGNIVKEDLKKIGVEVNFQGLDFNNLVSKLMANYDFEAVIIGLTGSIDPYFGQSVWLSSGHMHMWNPKQKTPATEWEAKIDELFKKASTELDPIKRDNLYKQAFKIIGEKQPMIFIAAPEEMVAVKNKLKNVFPTVWGWYKGDYVFIDR
- the rpsO gene encoding 30S ribosomal protein S15, with the translated sequence MSITAEKKQELIKKFALHENDTGSPEVQIAILTERIRNLTEHIKANKKDLHSRRGLIGMVNKRKKLLSYLKRVDEQRYRKVIEELGIRESAGTNQ
- a CDS encoding Trm112 family protein; the encoded protein is MINKDLLTILACPVCKSDLEYIKIKENEFLKCLKCNLYYPIKEDIPILLEDEALKEEDVKRD
- a CDS encoding C39 family peptidase — translated: MKKIFFVILFLFNVSFSQVLLNVPFVKQKDEFCGPASLSSVFNFYGLEISQEEIGKEVYNPKLKGALITDLENFAKSNGFKTILKKSDINEIKTFIDEKKPVIALIDLGFWVVSKPHYVVIIGYNEKGFFVHSGYEEKVFIPYQEFEEKWGKMGKTILVVYR